A single region of the Mycoplasma mycoides subsp. mycoides SC str. PG1 genome encodes:
- a CDS encoding DUF2326 domain-containing protein — MPIENEKSKPYYKFNLSVLNHSSGKKQGEIICYDLAYIQFADHFNINCLHFLLNDKKELMSDNQLIGVSNYLLNSNAQLIISILKDKIPDEVWKNSNVVLELSQKDKLFKFD, encoded by the coding sequence ATTCCAATAGAAAATGAAAAAAGTAAACCCTATTATAAGTTTAATTTATCAGTACTAAATCATAGTTCTGGTAAAAAACAAGGTGAAATTATTTGTTATGATTTAGCTTATATACAATTTGCTGATCATTTTAACATTAATTGCTTACACTTTTTATTAAATGACAAAAAAGAATTAATGTCAGATAATCAGTTAATTGGTGTTAGTAATTATCTATTAAATAGTAATGCTCAATTAATTATTTCAATTTTAAAAGATAAAATTCCAGATGAAGTTTGAAAAAATTCTAATGTAGTTTTAGAATTATCTCAAAAAGATAAATTATTTAAATTTGACTAA
- a CDS encoding ABC-three component system middle component 6 has product MLLPDNIQPKLSVYYNASLILKTLCKKSNLDIIDLHVDIKTLENMPFNIFLLSLDWLYLTNKIDINDQGVVLLCL; this is encoded by the coding sequence ATGTTATTACCAGATAATATTCAACCAAAATTAAGTGTTTATTATAATGCGTCTCTAATTTTAAAAACTTTATGTAAAAAAAGTAATTTAGATATTATTGATTTGCACGTAGATATTAAAACATTAGAAAATATGCCATTTAACATATTTTTATTATCTTTAGATTGATTATATTTAACTAATAAAATTGATATAAATGATCAAGGAGTAGTTCTTTTATGTTTATAA
- a CDS encoding ABC-three component system protein, which yields MTQKNINVSILAEIINKLSEINLAETKVRIPKVKPFKMQDKINFNNLIKTKYIIEDHCFFSSIVYDIYYQFDEQANNRSFAVLQTIRQVYNELTSLNKYSSDEIYNKCKNKIKSFVENSINLKVLEIESLLLYIDIILVDAFIRCEIFKEVEII from the coding sequence TTGACACAAAAAAATATTAATGTTTCAATACTTGCTGAAATTATCAACAAACTATCTGAAATTAACTTAGCTGAAACTAAAGTTAGAATTCCTAAAGTTAAACCTTTTAAAATGCAAGATAAAATAAATTTTAATAATTTAATTAAGACAAAATACATAATAGAAGATCATTGTTTTTTTAGTTCAATTGTTTATGATATCTATTATCAATTTGATGAACAAGCCAATAATAGAAGTTTTGCAGTTTTACAAACTATTAGACAAGTGTATAATGAATTAACAAGTTTAAATAAATATAGTTCTGATGAAATCTATAATAAGTGTAAAAATAAAATAAAATCTTTTGTAGAAAATAGCATAAATTTAAAAGTTTTAGAAATTGAAAGTTTATTATTATACATTGATATAATACTAGTAGATGCTTTTATAAGATGTGAAATATTTAAAGAAGTGGAGATCATTTAA
- a CDS encoding class II fructose-bisphosphate aldolase: protein MKASLKDQLLKARQNHYAIGAFNFDNLEMLKAIVEAAEESNSPIIAMITESAAKYIGKEIVIASANAIISNTKVPIVLHWDHGYDLNLIKWACDNEFSSVMLDASLDDFNTNVNKTLEIVNYAKSKNVEVESEIGHVGGKEDDTDSNIDKYTSVDEAIKFVNLTQIDALAIAVGTSHGIFKTEPNLNFDRIKEIRDSINTPLVLHGSSGLSDTDLKKVINSGICKINIGTDLKLVYANSLKQWFKENPTSYDARKFGRFAIEQMKNVIKQKLEILGSINKA, encoded by the coding sequence ATGAAAGCTAGTTTAAAAGATCAATTATTAAAAGCTAGACAAAATCATTATGCAATTGGTGCTTTTAATTTTGATAATCTTGAAATGTTAAAAGCAATAGTTGAAGCTGCTGAAGAATCAAATTCGCCAATAATTGCAATGATAACAGAATCTGCTGCTAAATATATAGGAAAAGAAATAGTTATAGCTAGTGCTAATGCAATTATTAGTAATACTAAAGTTCCTATAGTTTTACATTGAGATCATGGTTATGATCTTAATCTAATTAAATGAGCTTGTGATAATGAGTTTTCATCAGTAATGTTAGATGCTTCATTAGATGATTTTAATACTAATGTAAATAAGACCTTAGAAATAGTTAACTATGCAAAATCAAAAAACGTAGAAGTTGAATCTGAAATTGGTCATGTCGGTGGTAAAGAAGATGATACAGATTCAAATATAGATAAATATACTAGTGTTGATGAAGCTATTAAATTTGTTAATTTAACTCAAATTGATGCTTTAGCTATAGCAGTTGGAACAAGTCATGGAATTTTTAAAACTGAACCTAATTTAAACTTTGATCGTATTAAAGAAATTAGAGATTCAATAAATACTCCTTTAGTATTACATGGATCAAGCGGACTTAGTGATACTGATTTAAAAAAAGTAATTAATTCTGGTATTTGTAAAATAAATATTGGAACTGATTTAAAACTAGTTTATGCAAATAGTTTAAAACAATGATTTAAAGAAAACCCAACTAGTTATGATGCTAGAAAATTTGGTCGTTTTGCAATTGAACAAATGAAAAATGTGATTAAACAAAAACTAGAAATTCTAGGTTCAATTAATAAAGCTTAA
- a CDS encoding DeoR/GlpR family DNA-binding transcription regulator — MLKDQRRQKILEIVNEKDFVTNRQLAKLLSSTIQTIISDISELDKGKKLYKVYGGAKSANSLAKRYELFDEEKQHINIDIKDLIAQKASEYVSNGDLIFLDTGTTTKQMIKYLINKKIIVVTNGYSIALKLVEQDIEVILLGGSINPSTHATIGELALKNLDNFYFDKVFIGMNNLSSQHFYTTNIKEALIKEKAIKNSDKSFILMDSSKFGSKNVIKVDVLKETILISDKDTDEYKGLIINLE; from the coding sequence ATGTTAAAAGATCAAAGAAGACAAAAAATTCTTGAAATAGTAAATGAAAAAGATTTTGTTACTAATAGACAGTTAGCAAAATTATTGTCTTCTACTATTCAAACTATTATTAGTGATATTTCTGAACTAGATAAAGGAAAAAAACTTTACAAAGTTTATGGTGGAGCAAAATCTGCAAATTCACTAGCAAAGCGTTATGAGTTATTTGATGAAGAAAAACAACATATAAATATAGATATAAAAGATCTTATTGCACAAAAAGCTAGTGAATATGTTAGTAATGGTGATCTGATCTTTTTAGATACTGGAACAACAACAAAGCAAATGATCAAATACTTAATTAATAAAAAAATAATTGTTGTTACTAATGGATATTCAATAGCTTTAAAGTTAGTTGAACAAGACATAGAAGTAATTTTATTGGGTGGATCAATTAATCCATCTACACATGCAACAATTGGTGAACTTGCTCTGAAAAATTTAGATAATTTTTATTTTGATAAGGTTTTTATAGGAATGAATAATTTATCATCACAACATTTTTACACAACAAATATTAAAGAAGCATTAATAAAAGAAAAAGCTATTAAAAATTCTGATAAATCTTTTATATTAATGGATTCTTCTAAATTTGGTTCTAAAAATGTGATTAAAGTAGATGTTTTAAAAGAAACTATTTTAATAAGTGACAAAGATACAGATGAATATAAAGGACTAATTATAAACCTTGAATAA
- a CDS encoding PTS transporter subunit EIIC → MTKQQKQLALIEEIFINVGGKQNIKDVYNCATRLRLTLYDQSLIKLDNLKTLKRTQGCLISSGELQIIIGSEVSQITNLLKEQLQINIDKINGFEIKNSLNVNNKKVGLTKRFVKSISAIFGPLIPFLIGFGLIMALQQILIRIGWVHLIKSDSVFQKDYNIFDLVINTIANSGFKLIGVMVIWSTTRYLKGNTAIAIALGLIMISPIIPEQGLHLLNIGSWEIVIKPFYSKILVFIFTGVVISYFQKLMNKYFHSVANFILNPLLSLLIGGLLAFFVIGSIMSIIESYVLKAFNWFVTLPYGISGLIIGLTWQPLVVLGVHNVLFFTAIADLTTTNNPSIFLAAAFAAAWAQMGATIAVGIKSKKSVDKSAAIAAALPGIISGPTESCIYAINLPRFKPFILGTIAGGIGGWLISIFNVGLNNLAGLGGDVGFLAYTDKLVLAIIIDLVSFVLGILITYVFWNEQQAEEILFKDITKELKIKTGHYSSKLQTLLIKLKIKKEQTSEKQTEIIKTYKDIDLLYKDIKKFSKQTLKYEKLVEKLKKIETKNYKIKNNILAKKLEEQKLKLENQIKRQEDIIIKNSKINYTKIKNYIEQLEKITNSNLKDFKTKYYSAINKIALDYKLIN, encoded by the coding sequence ATGACAAAACAACAAAAACAGCTAGCATTAATTGAAGAAATTTTTATTAATGTTGGTGGTAAACAAAATATTAAAGATGTTTATAATTGTGCAACAAGATTAAGACTAACACTTTATGATCAAAGTTTAATTAAATTAGATAATTTAAAAACTTTAAAAAGAACACAAGGTTGTTTAATTTCTAGTGGGGAATTACAAATTATTATAGGATCAGAAGTTAGTCAAATAACTAATCTTTTAAAAGAACAACTACAAATTAATATAGATAAAATTAATGGATTTGAAATTAAAAATTCATTAAATGTAAATAATAAAAAAGTAGGACTTACTAAAAGATTTGTTAAATCAATTTCAGCAATATTTGGTCCACTAATTCCATTTTTAATTGGATTTGGATTAATTATGGCTTTACAACAAATTCTAATTAGAATTGGTTGAGTACATTTAATTAAATCAGACTCAGTGTTTCAAAAAGACTATAATATTTTTGATTTAGTTATAAATACAATAGCTAACTCAGGATTTAAATTAATAGGAGTAATGGTAATTTGATCAACAACTAGATACTTAAAGGGAAATACCGCAATTGCTATTGCTTTAGGTTTAATTATGATTTCACCAATTATTCCAGAACAAGGATTACATTTGTTAAATATTGGTTCTTGAGAAATTGTAATAAAACCATTTTATTCAAAAATTTTAGTATTTATTTTTACAGGAGTAGTTATTTCTTATTTTCAAAAATTAATGAATAAATATTTTCATTCAGTTGCTAATTTTATTTTAAACCCACTTTTATCATTACTAATAGGTGGATTACTAGCATTTTTTGTTATTGGTTCAATAATGTCAATAATCGAATCATATGTCTTAAAAGCATTTAATTGATTTGTAACTTTACCTTATGGAATTAGTGGTTTAATTATTGGATTAACTTGACAACCACTAGTTGTTTTAGGAGTTCATAACGTTCTATTTTTTACAGCTATTGCTGATCTAACAACTACTAATAACCCATCAATATTTTTAGCAGCTGCTTTTGCTGCAGCTTGAGCTCAAATGGGTGCAACTATTGCAGTTGGTATTAAATCTAAAAAAAGTGTAGATAAATCAGCAGCTATTGCTGCAGCTTTACCTGGAATAATTTCAGGACCAACTGAATCTTGTATTTATGCAATTAACTTACCAAGATTCAAACCATTTATTTTAGGAACTATTGCTGGAGGAATTGGTGGTTGACTAATTTCTATATTTAATGTTGGATTAAATAATCTAGCTGGTTTAGGTGGAGATGTAGGATTTTTAGCTTATACTGATAAACTTGTTTTAGCAATTATAATTGATCTAGTATCATTTGTTTTAGGTATTTTAATTACTTATGTATTTTGAAATGAACAACAAGCTGAAGAAATATTATTTAAAGATATTACTAAAGAATTAAAAATTAAAACTGGACACTATAGTTCTAAATTACAAACTCTTTTAATAAAACTAAAAATTAAAAAAGAACAAACTAGTGAAAAACAAACTGAGATTATAAAAACATATAAAGATATAGATTTGCTATATAAAGATATTAAAAAATTTTCAAAACAAACTCTTAAATATGAAAAACTAGTTGAAAAATTAAAGAAAATAGAAACTAAAAATTATAAAATTAAAAACAATATTTTAGCTAAAAAACTTGAAGAACAAAAACTTAAATTAGAAAATCAAATTAAAAGACAAGAAGATATTATTATTAAAAATTCAAAAATAAACTATACAAAAATTAAAAATTACATTGAGCAATTAGAAAAAATAACTAATAGTAATTTAAAAGATTTTAAAACTAAATATTATAGTGCAATTAATAAAATAGCTCTTGATTACAAACTAATTAATTAG
- a CDS encoding 1-phosphofructokinase: MHNKIHIVSLSPSIDYILKFDNFLKNKTNRPKSQYMYAAGKAIHISMLLNRLNIDNELLVFTNGSFETFFYNDLKKEQIKYKKFKSNGDIRINLKIIDNEQTESSSYAPEININELNKLKKIFK, encoded by the coding sequence ATGCATAATAAAATTCATATTGTTTCATTAAGTCCATCAATTGACTATATTTTAAAATTTGATAATTTTTTAAAAAATAAAACTAATAGACCTAAAAGTCAATATATGTATGCTGCTGGTAAAGCAATACATATATCTATGTTATTAAATAGATTAAATATAGATAATGAATTATTAGTATTTACAAACGGTAGTTTTGAAACATTTTTTTATAACGATTTAAAAAAAGAACAAATTAAATATAAAAAATTTAAGTCAAATGGTGATATTAGAATTAATCTTAAAATAATAGATAATGAACAAACTGAATCAAGTAGTTATGCTCCAGAAATTAATATTAATGAACTTAATAAATTAAAAAAAATATTTAAATAA